The following are encoded together in the Aggregicoccus sp. 17bor-14 genome:
- a CDS encoding M24 family metallopeptidase, producing MRRLLSISLSPLLLATACATAHAPPSAPEAAQATEPASQAASQTAGASAASVAGSAASGTAAPAGGAAPAGTAAAPERPFGTLRAQAERQQAWLRERLDSALPKLMREHGVDMWVVPMREYNEDPVFRALAAPTTHAARRRTIYVFFDRGEQGIERLALGGGSQGGVFEAKRAQRQVDAGAANRAAELWGPEMWSVLKQVVEARNPRVIAIDVSRTFAFADGLSHGEYLGMSEALGPKWVQRFRPAEGLAVDLLAWRVPDEERFFAEETRLAWDIISTAFSNQVITPGVTRTKDVQWYMRQRLADLGLDTWFHPSVEVQRKGADAEALGDDPVIQRGDVLHCDFGITALGLNTDTQHMGYVLREGETEVPAGLRAALRASNRLQDIVVGELRPGRTGNEILKASLAKMQAAGLDGTVYSHPVGLHGHAAGPMIGLWDHQEGVPGNGDHRVIPRQWFSIELQATSPVPEWDGQRVSSAQEEDVIVDAVGRVRWAFQRQEQFHLVR from the coding sequence ATGCGCCGCCTCCTCTCCATCTCCCTCTCGCCGCTGCTGCTCGCCACCGCCTGTGCCACGGCGCACGCCCCGCCGTCTGCTCCCGAGGCAGCGCAGGCGACGGAGCCTGCCTCGCAGGCTGCATCGCAGACGGCGGGTGCTTCCGCCGCGTCCGTGGCTGGCTCGGCGGCGTCGGGAACCGCTGCACCGGCGGGTGGCGCTGCGCCCGCAGGCACCGCCGCGGCGCCCGAGCGCCCCTTCGGCACGCTGCGCGCGCAGGCGGAGCGCCAGCAGGCGTGGCTGCGCGAGCGGCTGGATTCGGCGCTGCCGAAGCTGATGCGCGAGCACGGCGTGGACATGTGGGTGGTGCCGATGCGCGAGTACAACGAGGACCCGGTGTTCCGCGCGCTCGCGGCGCCCACCACGCACGCGGCGCGCCGGCGCACCATCTACGTGTTCTTCGACCGCGGGGAGCAGGGCATCGAGCGGCTCGCGCTGGGCGGCGGCAGCCAGGGCGGCGTCTTCGAGGCGAAGCGCGCGCAGCGCCAGGTGGATGCGGGCGCGGCGAACCGCGCGGCGGAGCTGTGGGGCCCGGAGATGTGGAGCGTGCTGAAGCAGGTGGTGGAGGCGCGCAATCCGCGCGTCATCGCCATCGACGTGTCGCGCACCTTCGCGTTCGCGGACGGCCTGAGCCACGGCGAGTACCTGGGGATGAGCGAGGCGCTGGGCCCGAAGTGGGTGCAGCGCTTCCGGCCCGCGGAGGGGCTCGCGGTGGACCTGCTCGCGTGGCGGGTCCCGGACGAGGAGCGCTTCTTCGCGGAGGAGACGCGGCTCGCGTGGGACATCATCTCCACGGCCTTCAGCAACCAGGTCATCACGCCGGGCGTCACGCGCACGAAGGACGTGCAGTGGTACATGCGCCAGCGGCTCGCGGACCTGGGGCTCGACACCTGGTTCCACCCCAGCGTGGAGGTGCAGCGCAAGGGCGCGGACGCGGAGGCGCTGGGCGACGACCCGGTCATCCAGCGCGGCGACGTGCTGCACTGCGACTTCGGCATCACGGCGCTGGGGCTGAACACGGACACGCAGCACATGGGCTACGTGCTGCGCGAGGGCGAGACGGAGGTGCCCGCGGGGCTGCGGGCCGCGCTGCGCGCGAGCAACCGGCTGCAGGACATCGTGGTGGGGGAGCTGCGGCCCGGGCGCACGGGCAACGAGATCCTGAAGGCCTCGCTCGCGAAGATGCAGGCGGCGGGACTCGACGGCACGGTGTACAGCCACCCGGTGGGGCTGCACGGGCACGCGGCGGGGCCGATGATCGGCCTGTGGGATCACCAGGAGGGCGTGCCGGGCAACGGCGACCACCGCGTCATCCCGCGCCAGTGGTTCAGCATCGAGCTGCAGGCGACGAGCCCTGTGCCCGAGTGGGACGGGCAGCGGGTGAGCAGCGCGCAGGAGGAGGACGTCATCGTGGACGCGGTAGGCCGGGTGCGCTGGGCCTTCCAGCGCCAGGAGCAGTTCCACCTCGTGCGCTGA
- a CDS encoding FUSC family protein → MLHRTPSHRLLRHLRALVRLEPGRPALWAGLRAALATVLPLALAQVFAVPGASWAALSGLLVTLADKGGSYRARAEIQGTLTLVGALAGALAAPAGTPLWLDAAALLLGVTAAGFARSYGETAGSVGGAVAVIFVVSLGSPAAGLEAAATRGLALLLGGTWAMTLSLVLWPLRPYLPARRAVAAVYRALAAAAEDLGRLTRDAAAPEAWAEAQLRHRHLRPLLEAARATLAATRLGRAGESRRGAHLLVLLELAEPMLAALLALAGAMEAAPPQPAGRARVQQLGDAYAAMARWVASALVRARNEGMPREAPRPLRRAQPASYGAPPIREPEVALAPHVTQALARLREYAGVAHETTAGLLHGDPVSARGRRSVGVPQRRRRALLQPLRDNLRPESLVLRHALRTGLVATATLLLSRALGMRDAHWVTLTAVGVLQPYAASTEERALQRLGGIVLGASLAALLATHLHSPTALIAVIALLTTVSVALLPLNFAAFQVLLTPDYLLLATLGHGQWLLAEQRVVGVLLAGALSLAGTWFLWPSPERRRFPEAAAGALRAHGAYLREVAHAPASPALHAARRRCGLALQDAEASFQRLLAEYRGSPKRLEPGMALLTYARRLTSAVTALDAAPQAPAALQPLAQEAGGALETLAEALRRGQAPPPLPRLPVPEGRCGHRVEPAYAALLERLPRQLGILHRAVSRLGAEAALLR, encoded by the coding sequence ATGCTCCACCGCACCCCCTCCCACCGCCTGCTGCGCCACCTGCGCGCGCTCGTGCGCCTGGAGCCGGGGCGGCCCGCGCTGTGGGCGGGGCTGCGCGCGGCGCTCGCCACGGTGCTGCCGCTCGCGCTCGCGCAGGTGTTCGCCGTGCCCGGCGCCAGCTGGGCGGCGCTCAGCGGGCTGCTCGTCACGCTCGCGGACAAGGGCGGCTCCTACCGCGCGCGCGCCGAGATCCAGGGCACGCTCACGCTGGTGGGTGCGCTGGCCGGAGCGCTCGCGGCGCCCGCGGGCACGCCCCTGTGGCTGGATGCGGCCGCACTGCTCCTGGGGGTGACGGCCGCCGGCTTCGCGCGCAGCTACGGCGAGACGGCGGGCAGCGTGGGCGGCGCGGTGGCGGTGATCTTCGTGGTGTCGCTGGGCAGTCCCGCCGCGGGCCTGGAGGCAGCCGCCACGCGCGGGCTCGCGCTGCTGCTGGGCGGCACCTGGGCGATGACGCTCTCGCTGGTGCTCTGGCCGCTGCGCCCCTACCTGCCGGCGCGCCGGGCCGTCGCCGCGGTGTACCGCGCGCTCGCCGCGGCAGCCGAGGACCTGGGCCGCCTCACCCGGGACGCGGCCGCCCCCGAGGCGTGGGCGGAGGCCCAGCTGCGCCACCGCCACCTGCGGCCGCTGCTCGAGGCGGCGCGCGCCACGCTCGCCGCCACCCGGCTGGGGCGCGCGGGCGAGTCGCGGCGCGGCGCCCACCTCCTCGTGCTGCTGGAGCTCGCCGAGCCCATGCTCGCGGCGCTGCTCGCGCTCGCCGGCGCGATGGAGGCCGCACCGCCGCAGCCCGCGGGGCGCGCGCGCGTGCAGCAACTGGGGGACGCCTACGCGGCGATGGCGCGCTGGGTGGCGAGCGCGCTGGTGCGCGCGCGCAACGAGGGCATGCCCCGCGAGGCGCCCCGCCCCCTCAGGCGCGCCCAGCCCGCGAGCTACGGCGCGCCGCCCATCCGCGAGCCCGAGGTGGCGCTCGCCCCGCACGTGACGCAGGCGCTCGCGCGGCTGCGCGAGTACGCGGGGGTCGCGCACGAGACGACCGCGGGGCTGCTGCACGGAGACCCGGTGTCCGCGCGCGGGCGGCGCTCGGTGGGTGTGCCCCAGCGCCGGCGCCGCGCGCTGCTGCAGCCGCTGCGCGACAACCTGCGCCCCGAGTCACTCGTGCTGCGCCACGCGCTGCGCACGGGACTCGTGGCCACCGCGACGCTGCTGCTCTCGCGCGCGCTGGGGATGCGGGATGCGCACTGGGTCACGCTCACCGCGGTGGGCGTGCTGCAGCCCTACGCGGCGAGCACCGAGGAGCGCGCGCTGCAGCGGCTCGGCGGCATCGTGCTGGGCGCGAGCCTCGCCGCCCTCCTCGCCACGCACCTGCACTCGCCCACGGCGCTCATCGCCGTCATCGCGCTGCTCACCACCGTGTCGGTGGCGCTGCTGCCGCTCAACTTCGCCGCCTTCCAGGTGCTGCTCACCCCGGACTACCTGCTGCTCGCGACCCTGGGCCACGGCCAGTGGCTGCTGGCCGAGCAGCGGGTGGTGGGGGTGCTGCTCGCCGGCGCGCTCTCGCTCGCGGGCACCTGGTTCCTCTGGCCGAGCCCGGAGCGGCGCCGTTTCCCGGAGGCGGCGGCCGGCGCCCTGCGCGCGCACGGCGCCTACCTGCGCGAGGTGGCGCACGCGCCCGCCTCCCCCGCGCTGCACGCGGCGCGGCGGCGCTGCGGGCTCGCGCTGCAGGACGCGGAGGCCTCCTTCCAGCGGCTGCTCGCCGAGTACCGCGGCTCCCCGAAGCGCCTGGAGCCGGGCATGGCGCTGCTCACCTACGCGCGCCGGCTCACCTCCGCCGTCACCGCGCTGGACGCCGCACCCCAGGCGCCCGCCGCGCTGCAGCCGCTCGCGCAGGAGGCGGGCGGCGCGCTGGAGACGCTCGCCGAGGCGCTGCGCCGCGGCCAGGCGCCGCCCCCGCTGCCGAGGCTGCCCGTGCCCGAGGGGCGATGCGGGCACCGGGTGGAGCCCGCGTACGCGGCGCTGCTCGAGCGGCTGCCGCGCCAGCTGGGCATCCTGCACCGCGCGGTGTCCCGGCTCGGCGCCGAGGCGGCGCTGCTGCGCTAG
- a CDS encoding MFS transporter, with protein MAFTDELATGVVPSGSPELLHAFALTPARAAGWTLFAFGVLGALLEPPLLALAHGRRERVLRVGGLALMAGATLAAALAPSYALLLAALALYGPASGVGTNLSEAALVAQAPQRAEQVLARWALLGALGDLVAPAALAASVALGFGWRGALVAVGLLAALQAVEAARAPAGEGVEEEGGASLREAVRVALRTPALLGWSLAAVLCALMDEVIVAFGALFLAQRFGGDASLRALVLSAGVAGALLGALVLERVSAHVRPRTLLGVSGVGCGLAYGAWLWADTLPGSAVTLGAVGLFAAMHHPLLRARAFAVLPERPNVVLAVGALVSALELAVPLAVGAVADGVGVFAAMLVLFLQPLGVVLAALMSKQERKSE; from the coding sequence GTGGCCTTCACCGACGAGCTGGCCACCGGCGTGGTGCCCTCCGGAAGCCCGGAGCTGCTGCACGCCTTCGCGCTGACGCCCGCACGGGCGGCCGGCTGGACGCTCTTTGCCTTCGGCGTGCTGGGGGCGCTGCTCGAGCCGCCGCTGCTCGCGCTCGCGCACGGGCGGCGCGAGCGGGTGCTGCGCGTGGGTGGGCTCGCGCTGATGGCGGGAGCGACGCTGGCGGCCGCCCTCGCGCCCTCGTACGCGCTGCTGCTCGCGGCGCTCGCGCTCTACGGGCCGGCGAGCGGGGTGGGCACGAACCTCTCCGAGGCCGCCCTGGTGGCGCAGGCGCCGCAGCGCGCGGAGCAGGTACTCGCGCGCTGGGCGCTGCTGGGCGCGCTCGGAGACCTGGTCGCACCGGCGGCGCTCGCGGCGAGCGTGGCGCTGGGCTTCGGGTGGCGCGGCGCGCTGGTCGCGGTGGGGCTCCTTGCGGCGCTGCAGGCCGTGGAGGCAGCGCGGGCGCCGGCGGGCGAGGGGGTGGAGGAGGAGGGCGGGGCTTCGCTGCGCGAGGCGGTGCGCGTGGCGCTGCGCACCCCTGCGCTGCTCGGGTGGTCGCTCGCCGCGGTGCTGTGCGCGCTGATGGACGAGGTGATCGTCGCTTTCGGGGCGCTGTTCCTCGCGCAGCGCTTCGGTGGGGATGCCTCGCTGCGGGCCCTGGTGCTGAGCGCGGGCGTCGCGGGAGCGCTGCTCGGGGCGCTGGTGCTCGAGCGGGTGTCGGCGCACGTGCGGCCGCGGACTCTGCTCGGCGTAAGCGGCGTGGGGTGCGGGCTCGCGTACGGAGCGTGGCTGTGGGCGGACACGCTGCCGGGCAGTGCCGTGACGCTCGGTGCGGTGGGGCTGTTCGCGGCGATGCACCACCCGCTGCTGCGGGCGCGCGCGTTCGCGGTGCTCCCCGAGCGACCCAACGTGGTGCTCGCGGTGGGAGCGCTGGTGAGCGCGCTGGAGCTCGCGGTACCGCTCGCAGTGGGCGCAGTGGCGGACGGCGTGGGCGTCTTCGCCGCGATGCTCGTGCTCTTCCTGCAGCCGCTGGGCGTGGTGCTCGCTGCGCTCATGTCGAAGCAGGAGCGCAAGTCAGAGTGA
- a CDS encoding DUF3857 domain-containing protein, whose product MIFRALPALVLIALALPAQAARAPARQFAVAPAPAWVQPLPLPEAPAASPGSAAPQKGSAGLRFSLVDLQTRVGADGAQESYAHFARSFTSEGGVAEGSQLSFEFDPSYQHLTLHGVWRVRAGERRSIFDPSEVKVIQPERGLEAQMYDGSLSALLFLRDIRVGDTVEYAFTVSGNNPVFAGHFSRYVDARYGEPVAHWRYRLLWPHARPLFTKVHGQVQGGGKLEPRVTRTGAEDEYVWEQRKLEALQVDDGLPSWYAPFTELQLSDYADWEAVATWALPLFSPKPGDEAGLDAEAERLRAANATPEARLLAALRFAQDEVRYVGLELGPNTHQPHPPGEVLARRFGDCKDKALLLVALLRRLGIEAAPALVNTRARQAVDDLLPTHAAFDHAIVRAELDGHVYWLDATRTFERGALAQLQPPHLRRALVVRPGTRALEEIPRPVVKAPTVEVEEHYVARDRTKPATLTVTTRYSGPDADRQRDALSTGDLEEMSRTFLNYYARTDPDIRTLQPLEVKDDPAKNVLTMVERYSIENFWRTREHDFDADAISQELTTPKISSKRTMPFAVRYPRSVKMAIRLEAPEKLDVRAEKDSVEGPAFRVDYDLRAVGSNLLLDYQYRSTADAVPPEKTTAHLDAVRKVRDNLGFNITLRGAGAAGAAAVPEEDLGWEAYAWLGGVLVFTLGGLWILHVGPVNLWRSLRSRRRRKAFAQKFEEVKGSSAATALPIASVQALPAALSKLRCGCGALGGPPPSVAEPLFLGDQVVLSLKWFCTQCGCQRKAFYAIQDEQRAA is encoded by the coding sequence ATGATTTTCCGCGCTCTTCCCGCCCTGGTCCTGATCGCGCTCGCCCTCCCCGCACAGGCCGCCCGCGCCCCGGCCCGCCAGTTCGCCGTGGCCCCCGCGCCCGCCTGGGTGCAGCCCCTGCCCCTGCCCGAGGCCCCGGCCGCAAGCCCCGGCAGCGCCGCGCCCCAGAAGGGCAGCGCCGGCCTGCGCTTCAGCCTGGTGGACCTGCAGACCCGGGTGGGCGCGGACGGAGCCCAGGAGAGCTACGCGCACTTCGCGCGCAGCTTCACCAGCGAGGGCGGCGTGGCGGAGGGCTCGCAGCTCTCCTTCGAGTTCGACCCCAGCTACCAGCACCTCACGCTGCACGGGGTGTGGCGGGTGCGCGCGGGCGAGCGGCGCAGCATCTTCGACCCCTCGGAGGTGAAGGTCATCCAGCCGGAGCGCGGGCTGGAGGCGCAGATGTACGACGGCTCGCTCAGCGCGCTGCTCTTCCTGCGCGACATCCGCGTGGGCGACACCGTGGAGTACGCCTTCACCGTGAGCGGCAACAACCCGGTGTTCGCCGGGCACTTCAGCCGCTACGTAGACGCGCGCTACGGCGAGCCCGTCGCCCACTGGCGCTACCGCCTGCTCTGGCCCCACGCCCGCCCCCTCTTCACCAAGGTGCACGGCCAGGTGCAGGGCGGCGGGAAGCTGGAGCCTCGCGTCACGCGCACCGGGGCCGAGGACGAGTACGTGTGGGAGCAGCGCAAGCTGGAGGCGCTGCAGGTGGATGACGGGCTGCCCAGCTGGTACGCCCCCTTCACCGAGCTGCAGCTGAGCGACTACGCGGACTGGGAGGCGGTGGCCACGTGGGCCCTGCCCCTCTTCAGCCCCAAGCCCGGCGACGAGGCGGGGCTGGACGCCGAGGCCGAGCGGCTGCGCGCGGCGAACGCGACTCCCGAGGCGCGCCTGCTCGCGGCGCTGCGCTTCGCCCAGGACGAAGTGCGCTACGTGGGCCTCGAGCTGGGCCCCAACACGCACCAGCCGCACCCGCCTGGCGAGGTGCTCGCGCGCCGCTTCGGCGACTGCAAGGACAAGGCGCTGCTGCTCGTCGCGCTGCTGCGGCGGCTCGGCATCGAGGCGGCCCCCGCGCTGGTGAACACCCGCGCGCGCCAGGCGGTGGACGACCTGCTGCCCACCCACGCGGCCTTCGACCACGCCATCGTGCGCGCCGAGCTGGACGGCCACGTGTACTGGCTGGACGCGACCCGCACCTTCGAGCGCGGCGCGCTCGCGCAGCTGCAGCCGCCCCACCTGCGCCGCGCGCTCGTGGTGCGCCCCGGCACGCGCGCGCTCGAGGAGATTCCCCGCCCCGTGGTGAAAGCGCCCACGGTGGAGGTGGAGGAGCACTACGTCGCGCGCGACCGCACGAAGCCCGCCACCCTCACCGTCACCACCCGCTACAGCGGCCCGGACGCGGACCGCCAGCGCGACGCCCTGTCCACCGGCGACCTCGAGGAGATGAGCCGCACCTTCCTCAACTACTACGCGCGCACCGACCCGGACATCCGCACGCTCCAGCCGCTCGAGGTGAAGGACGACCCGGCGAAGAACGTCCTCACGATGGTGGAACGCTACAGCATCGAGAACTTCTGGCGCACCCGCGAGCACGACTTCGACGCGGACGCCATCAGCCAGGAGCTCACGACACCGAAGATCTCGAGCAAGCGCACCATGCCCTTCGCCGTGCGCTACCCGCGCTCGGTGAAGATGGCCATCCGCCTGGAGGCCCCCGAGAAGCTCGACGTGCGCGCCGAGAAGGACAGCGTGGAGGGCCCCGCCTTCCGCGTGGACTACGACCTGCGCGCGGTGGGCAGCAACCTGCTGCTCGACTACCAGTACCGCAGCACCGCGGACGCCGTGCCCCCGGAGAAGACCACCGCGCACCTGGATGCGGTGCGCAAGGTGCGCGACAACCTCGGCTTCAACATCACGCTGCGCGGCGCCGGCGCGGCAGGCGCGGCGGCGGTGCCCGAGGAGGACCTGGGCTGGGAGGCGTACGCGTGGCTCGGCGGCGTGCTCGTGTTCACGCTGGGCGGCCTGTGGATCCTGCACGTGGGGCCGGTGAACCTGTGGCGCAGCCTGCGCTCGCGGCGCCGGCGCAAGGCGTTCGCGCAGAAGTTCGAGGAGGTGAAGGGCAGCAGCGCCGCCACCGCGCTGCCGATCGCCTCGGTGCAGGCGCTGCCCGCGGCGCTCTCGAAGCTGCGCTGCGGCTGCGGCGCGCTCGGCGGGCCTCCGCCCTCGGTGGCCGAGCCCCTGTTCCTCGGCGACCAGGTGGTGCTGAGCCTCAAGTGGTTCTGCACCCAGTGCGGCTGCCAGCGCAAAGCGTTCTACGCGATCCAGGACGAGCAGCGGGCGGCGTGA
- a CDS encoding helix-turn-helix domain-containing protein yields MVNAKQLHCPLEATVAVIAGKWKPLILHHLFYEGTQRFNELLRKTGAPRQALTVQLRELERDGILAREVFAEVPPRVEYSLTALGRSLGPVLQGMLAWGERYLAQRPAVGGERKAAEG; encoded by the coding sequence GTGGTGAACGCCAAGCAGCTGCACTGCCCGCTCGAGGCCACGGTGGCGGTCATTGCCGGCAAGTGGAAGCCGCTCATCCTGCACCACCTCTTCTACGAGGGGACGCAGCGCTTCAACGAGCTGCTGCGCAAGACGGGCGCGCCGCGCCAAGCGCTCACGGTGCAGTTGCGCGAGCTGGAGCGCGACGGCATCCTCGCGCGCGAGGTGTTCGCCGAGGTGCCTCCGCGCGTGGAGTACTCGCTCACCGCGCTGGGGCGCTCGCTGGGCCCGGTGCTGCAGGGGATGCTCGCCTGGGGCGAGCGCTACCTGGCGCAGCGCCCCGCGGTGGGCGGCGAGCGCAAGGCGGCGGAGGGCTGA
- a CDS encoding IMP dehydrogenase, with translation MAFIYDEPSRTFGEYLLIPNLTTKQCIPSNVDLSVPLVRYRAEPGSRPDPRKSALRLNVPITSALMQAVSGPELAIALARVGGLSFVPCSQSIESEAAMVRQVKTYKAGFVVSDSNVRPDASLADVLALTERTGHSTVAVTEDGSPTGRLHGIITSRDYRLGHTPMDTRVRDLMTPFSSIHGARVGVSLQEANALIWKHKLNCLPITDDRQHLAYLVFRKDHDSHQEHRLEIVDAEKRLLVGAAINSRDFAERVPALIDAGADVLCIDSSDGYSEWQRDVIHFVKQKYGERAYVGAGNVVDREGFLYLVEAGADFVKVGIGGGSICITREQKGIGRGQASAVIEVARARDEYFQKTGIYVPICSDGGISQDHHITLALAMGADFVMMGRYFARFDEAPGRKVRINNQFMKEYWGEGSNRARNWQRYDHGPDASGGAGKKKKGLEFEEGVDSYVPYAGKLGDNLEVTLSKVRSTMCNCGAINLPDFYRVARLTLASAVSIHEGGAHDVVVRDMHNTPSDT, from the coding sequence ATGGCCTTCATCTACGACGAGCCCAGTCGGACGTTCGGCGAGTACCTCCTCATCCCGAACCTGACCACCAAGCAGTGCATCCCCAGCAACGTGGACCTCAGCGTGCCCCTGGTGCGCTACCGGGCCGAGCCCGGCAGCCGCCCGGATCCGCGCAAGAGCGCCCTGCGCCTCAACGTGCCCATCACCAGCGCGCTGATGCAGGCGGTGAGCGGGCCGGAGCTCGCCATCGCGCTCGCCCGCGTGGGCGGCCTCTCCTTCGTGCCCTGCTCGCAGAGCATCGAGTCCGAGGCCGCGATGGTGCGCCAGGTGAAGACGTACAAGGCCGGCTTCGTGGTGAGCGACTCCAATGTGCGCCCGGACGCGAGCCTCGCGGACGTGCTCGCGCTCACCGAGCGCACCGGGCACTCCACCGTTGCCGTCACCGAGGACGGCAGCCCCACGGGCCGCCTGCACGGCATCATCACCAGCCGTGACTACCGCCTGGGGCACACCCCCATGGACACCCGGGTGCGCGACCTGATGACCCCCTTCTCGAGCATCCACGGGGCGCGCGTGGGGGTGAGCCTGCAGGAGGCCAACGCGCTCATCTGGAAGCACAAGCTCAACTGCCTGCCCATCACGGATGACCGCCAGCACCTCGCGTACCTCGTGTTCCGCAAGGACCACGACTCGCACCAGGAGCACCGGCTGGAGATCGTGGACGCGGAGAAGCGCCTGCTGGTGGGCGCGGCCATCAACAGCCGCGACTTCGCCGAGCGCGTGCCCGCGCTCATCGACGCGGGCGCGGACGTGCTCTGCATCGACTCGTCGGACGGCTACAGCGAGTGGCAGCGGGACGTCATCCACTTCGTGAAGCAGAAGTACGGCGAGCGCGCGTACGTGGGCGCCGGCAACGTGGTGGACCGCGAGGGCTTCCTCTACCTGGTGGAGGCCGGCGCGGACTTCGTGAAGGTGGGCATCGGCGGCGGCTCCATCTGCATCACCCGCGAGCAGAAGGGCATCGGGCGCGGGCAGGCGAGCGCGGTCATCGAGGTGGCGCGCGCGCGCGACGAGTACTTCCAGAAGACGGGCATCTACGTGCCCATCTGCTCGGACGGTGGCATCAGCCAGGACCACCACATCACCCTGGCGCTCGCCATGGGCGCGGACTTCGTGATGATGGGCCGCTACTTCGCCCGCTTCGACGAGGCGCCCGGCCGCAAGGTGCGCATCAACAACCAGTTCATGAAGGAGTACTGGGGCGAGGGCAGCAACCGCGCCCGCAACTGGCAGCGCTACGACCACGGCCCGGACGCGAGCGGCGGCGCCGGCAAGAAGAAGAAGGGCCTGGAGTTCGAGGAGGGCGTGGACAGCTACGTGCCCTACGCGGGCAAGCTGGGCGACAACCTCGAGGTGACGCTCTCCAAGGTGCGCAGCACCATGTGCAACTGCGGGGCGATCAACCTGCCGGACTTCTACCGCGTCGCGCGCCTCACGCTCGCCAGCGCGGTGAGCATCCACGAGGGCGGCGCGCACGACGTGGTGGTGCGCGACATGCACAACACGCCGAGCGACACGTAG
- a CDS encoding MBL fold metallo-hydrolase produces the protein MHTPSLALTLIGGPTALLEVGELRLLTDPTFDPAGSAYAQGPVQMQKLAGPALAPEALPPLHAVLLSHDEHADNLDAAGRALLPRAGRVLTTPSGAGRLGGNATGLAPWQSVELQAGGTRVRVTGVPARHGPEGTEAFLGEVTGFVLEWEGQQDGALYVSGDTRFFPGIEELARRFRVGTALLSVGDAHFEATGPLRLTLNAKEALQVVRTLGAHTVVPVHMEGWAHYQEGAEALRTAFRAEGLEGVLRIPVHGERLVLGGLAQVA, from the coding sequence ATGCACACCCCCTCCCTCGCCCTCACCCTCATCGGCGGTCCCACCGCGCTCCTCGAGGTGGGCGAGCTGCGCCTCCTCACCGACCCCACCTTCGACCCCGCGGGCAGCGCGTACGCGCAGGGCCCCGTGCAGATGCAGAAGCTCGCCGGGCCCGCGCTCGCTCCCGAGGCCCTGCCGCCGCTGCACGCCGTGCTCCTCAGCCACGACGAGCACGCGGACAACCTGGACGCCGCGGGGCGCGCGCTGCTGCCGCGCGCAGGCCGCGTGCTCACCACGCCGTCGGGCGCCGGGAGGCTCGGCGGCAACGCGACGGGGCTCGCGCCGTGGCAGAGCGTGGAGCTGCAGGCGGGAGGCACCCGCGTGCGCGTCACCGGCGTGCCCGCGCGCCACGGTCCCGAGGGCACCGAGGCCTTCCTCGGCGAGGTCACCGGCTTCGTGCTCGAGTGGGAGGGCCAGCAGGACGGCGCGCTCTACGTCTCCGGCGACACGCGCTTCTTTCCCGGCATCGAGGAGCTCGCCCGCCGCTTCCGCGTGGGCACCGCGCTGCTCTCCGTGGGCGATGCGCACTTCGAGGCCACCGGCCCGCTGCGCCTCACCCTGAATGCCAAGGAGGCCCTGCAGGTGGTGCGCACGCTCGGCGCGCACACCGTGGTCCCCGTGCACATGGAGGGCTGGGCGCACTATCAGGAGGGCGCCGAGGCGCTGCGCACGGCGTTCCGCGCGGAGGGGCTCGAGGGGGTGCTGCGCATCCCGGTGCACGGGGAGCGGCTCGTGCTCGGCGGGCTCGCGCAGGTGGCGTGA
- a CDS encoding alpha/beta hydrolase, giving the protein MRRARRFLTVLVVSLVVLLALGAVVLPRLPYRESPQDQRFYFPVKQLDPIPVAHEDVWLRTPDGLKLAMLRLPPAGAPKATLLCLHGAGGNASRYVKLARPLVDAGYQVFILDWRGYGSSEGTPGHRQVLEDSQLALDSVLARADVKGQPVLLWGLSLGGQVAIELARRNEGRLAGLVTEGAVSSFADVAADHSPAWMRPMLAMVVKGPYEAKEAIAQLAHTPKLLIQSHDDRDVRFARGQELYARAQEPKSFWEIDGEHLYGTQRHGAEYVRRLDALVAQARASR; this is encoded by the coding sequence ATGCGCCGCGCCCGCCGCTTCCTCACCGTCCTTGTCGTGTCCCTCGTGGTCCTGCTCGCGCTCGGCGCCGTGGTACTGCCGAGGCTTCCCTACCGCGAGAGCCCGCAGGACCAGCGCTTCTACTTCCCGGTGAAGCAGCTGGACCCCATCCCGGTGGCGCACGAGGACGTGTGGCTGCGCACGCCGGACGGCCTCAAGCTCGCGATGCTGCGCCTGCCTCCCGCCGGCGCTCCGAAGGCGACGCTGCTCTGCCTCCACGGCGCGGGCGGCAATGCGAGCCGCTACGTGAAGCTGGCGCGGCCGCTGGTGGACGCGGGCTACCAGGTGTTCATCCTCGACTGGCGCGGCTACGGCTCGAGCGAGGGGACGCCGGGGCACCGGCAGGTGCTGGAGGACTCGCAGCTGGCGCTGGACAGCGTGCTCGCGCGCGCAGACGTGAAGGGGCAGCCGGTGCTGCTGTGGGGGCTCTCGCTCGGCGGGCAGGTGGCGATCGAGCTGGCGCGCCGCAACGAGGGGCGGCTCGCGGGGCTGGTGACGGAAGGTGCGGTGAGCAGCTTCGCGGACGTGGCGGCGGACCACTCGCCCGCGTGGATGCGGCCAATGCTGGCCATGGTGGTGAAGGGGCCCTACGAGGCGAAGGAGGCGATCGCGCAGCTCGCCCACACGCCGAAGCTGCTCATCCAGAGCCACGACGACCGCGACGTGCGCTTCGCGCGCGGGCAGGAGCTGTACGCCCGTGCGCAGGAGCCCAAGAGCTTCTGGGAGATCGACGGCGAGCACCTGTACGGGACGCAGAGGCACGGCGCCGAGTACGTGCGCCGGCTCGACGCGCTGGTGGCCCAGGCGCGCGCGAGCCGCTAG